The sequence TATCATTGATGACCAGTATCTGCTGACTGGTGACATTCTATTCATCGATTCCATCGGACGCCCTGACCTTGCTGGCCTGGCCCAGGACTGGGTAGGCGACTTGAGGAACACCTTATACGGACGCTACAAAGAGCTCGCCGATCAATTGGTGGTCCTTCCAGCCCACTATATGGGAATCAATGAAATGAATGATGACGGCAGTATCTCTGAAAAACTTGGCGTCCTTTATGCAGAGAACCATGGTTTGCAAATAGACAGTGAAGAGGCATTCAGGAAGACAGTAACCGAAAACCTTCCTCCGCAGCCTAACTCCTATCAGGAAATAAGGCAGATGAATATGGGTAAAATAAACCCGGATATCGAAGAACAGCGGGAAATGGAAATCGGTCCTAACCGGTGCGCAGTTCGATAATGGCAAAAGTGGCGAAACTCTTTACAATCGTTTAGAAGAGTTGTACGCTGACTCTTCAAGAAGGGATACCTTATGACAAGGGTATCCCATTTTTCCTAATAAAGCCTTTTCCAAAAGTATCTTGAAGCAGGATGTTTATGAAAATGCTTTGAAAGGAGTGGATTCTATGACAAAGCTGACTATCATACAGCAAAACGATACACATGGGAGCCTGGAACTCCATCATGAATTATTCTGGCGAAAGAAACAGCCTGAACTGCGAAAAACTGGTGGTTTACCGAGAATTGCAAGATATATCAAGGATCTTAAGTTGCACAGTGAGAACGTTTTATTCCTTGATGGAGGTGACCTCTTTCACGGGACACTCCCACTGGTGGCAACAAAAGGCAAAGCTATTGTACCAGCGTTGCAAAAAATGGGATTGGATGCCTGGGTGCCCGGGAATTGGGATTTTGCTTATGGAAAGGAGCAATTATCTTCCCTGGCAAATGCTCTGCCTTTCCCCGCCGTTGCTTGCAACGTAAAAGAACAGAATACCAATGATTCATTTTTGAAGCCTCATATAATCAAACAGTTTAACGGTGTGAAGGTAGGAATCATTGGGCTGACTTATCCGTACGTCCACGAAACCATGCCTGCCAGCTTTTCGGAAGGCTTATCTTTCTCCAAGGTGGTGGAAGAGACCCTGCAAAGTGTCGGCGAGCTAAAAGAAAAGGTGGATCTCATTGTTTTATTGAGCCATATGGGACTGCCGCTTGATGTTGAACTTGCAAACCGTGTCGATGGCATTGATGTCATCTTATCCGGACACAGCCATGACAGGATTGAAAAACCAATCACAGTAAATGGCACATTGGTCGTACAGGCAGGATCCAGTTCATCCTTTCTTGGTAAACTGGAGATCCACCTGGAAGGCGGAAAAGTTGAGAATTACCAGTACGAATTGGTGGCTATCGATGAGAGTTTCCCTGTTGATCAGGAGATGGAGCGAGTTATTGGTGATATCGTTGGGCCATACAGCATGGAGCGGAATAAGGTGGTGGGCGGAACAGAGTCGATTTTACACAGGATGACCTTGAATGAAGCGCCAATGGATCAATTGATCACGGATGCCTACCTGCACAAATTCGATGTCGACCTGGCATTTTCCCATGGCTGGAGATATGGTACACCTTTACCTGAAGGTGATATAACCGAATATGATCTGCATACCATCATCCCGACAAACCCAGAACTATTCACGCTGGAGATGACCGGAGAGCGAATTCTGGAAACTCTCGAGAACAATCTGGAAATGGTGTTCTCCAGGGATCCATTCAAGCAAAAGGGCGGATATATACTAAGATCTTCAGGATTGTTCATGGCCTTTAAACCATATAATCCAGAAGGCAGCAGAATCCACAAACTCCTCGTTGGAGGACAGGAAATCGATATGAAAAAGAACTACTGGATTGCCGGAGCAGGCAAGCAGCTGTTTAAAGACGCAGAAGCAGATAAATCCTACCATGGCGTATATGCCGTCGATGTCATTAAGGAATTTTTAAAAGACAAAGGAACATTCAAGGCCGATGGAGAACCGAAAATCCTCAGCATTTAGAGAACTTTTAGTTTTTATGGACATTTCCCGTGTGGAGCAGCACCAGAATGTCCAAGAAACAGGTTTTAATGGACATTTCAAGTGTGGAGCAGCACCAGAATGTCTAAGAAAGAGGTTTCAAAAAGGATTTTCAAAGCGAAACAGCACCAAAATGTCCAGGAAGGGTTTTAATGGGCATTTCGATGGCAAAGCAGCACCGCGACGGTAAACATAAAAAGTCACAGCCTCTGCCGTGACTTTTCTTTATTTAATACCGGTTAGTTCCTTCATCATTTTCTCATCCATTGGTCCGACAATCTTCTTCGTAATCACGCCGTTTTCGTCGAGGATGTAGCTGGTTGGGATGGTAAATGCCTGATAGGTTGTTCCTGCGTTTCCTGCTTCATCCATAGGAATCGTAAAGGTCAAACCATATTCCTCGACGAATTTTTGGACTTCTTCTACGCCTTTGTCCATGCTCGTCAGGTTGACAGCGAGGATTTCTACACCCTGTTCGTTATATTCTTCATAGAATTTTTGCATATGGGGCATTTCGGCTTTACATGGAGGGCACCATGTAGCCCAGAAGTTCAGGATGACCTTTTTGCCTCGATAATCAGACAGCTTGATTGTCTCTCCTTCAAGGGTCGTCAGTTCAAAATCCGGTGCCTCTGCACCTTCACGCAATGAAGATAACTTCGCCCCCGGAATATCTTCCGTAGATTCAGCTGACTCTTTTGCAGGTGCGGTTGTTTCCTTTTCGCCCTCAGTCGATCCGGGTTTCCAGATATTCACGACCAGAATGACGACAGCCAGTGCTAAAATCGCGAATGATAAAAGGTTTTTATTCAAAGTTGTAATTCCTCCTTGTTTAAACGATGAAATACTATTAAAAATATTCCGAGTGCAAAGATCAGCATGTTCTCCACTGTCAGCAAATCGGAAAAAAGACTGAGGATTAGTGCTTCAAGCATAAGGAATAATATCGCATATTCCATGGTAAGCCAAACTTTTTTAAAATAAAGCGCAGCAAAGGCTATCCATAGGATTGCCTGCACACATGCAGCGGTATAGTCCTCTGAAAATACGAATAGTCCAGTCCAATAGAGCAGGTAGAAAAGGAAATAGGCCGGCAGAAATTCTTTTCCATTAACCATGTTATCCTTTTTCTTAGAAATCATAAACAAGTAAATGGCAATTCCTGCGAAAGCAAGGATCTGTCCTTCAGTCCCGCCGTTAAAATAAAGGAGCGAGAAGGGTGTGTCAAGAAACATCTTAAAATTAAATACGGCATAGCTCAGCTTGTAGATCGCTATGTAGAGGAAAAAGCTGTTCCAATACCAATCACCAATGCTCTTTTTTTCCCTGGAACGGTAGATGAGGGCCCCGATAAAAATGGCAGCAAAGGCGGCAAGCAAATCTGCAGGCAGCGTGAATCTTCCAATCGTTATATAATTCAAGCAACATCACCTTTTTTGGGCTGGTCTGGCGTGAACTCGATCTGATACTGGATGTCAATGTTCCTAATGACAGACTGGATCATGCCGCAATTTTTCACGACAAGGCCGGCAATCTTTTCAGCTTGATTGGCCTTATCCGATGTGTCAGTCTGGACATCCACAGCGAATGTCAGTTGTTCAATCCGGTTTGCTTCTTCGGGATTCCTGACTGCTGAAACCTTTACGTCCATTCTTTTATAGTCTATTCTCTTCTTGGCAAGAATATTTGCCAGCACCGCGGTACTGCATCCAGTCAATGAGGATACGAACAGTTCCATAGGCCTGTAGCCCATCTCGGTGTTCGGTGATATTGGAAGAAATCCATATTCCATTTGGCCGATCAGCTTATCATTATAGTAAGTAAATTCCACGATAATCGCTCCTTTTTTACGATAAATAGATATACTCACCAGTATGTATTCGTATTGTTAAGGGTTGATTAAGAAATGGAACGGGTTGGAATGTTAATCCAGAATAAATGATGATAACCATCTGTTTCAAGGCCGATTTGACCTTTATGCGCATCGATGATACTTTTTGCAATGGCCAGCCCCAGTCCGGCACCTTCCGCTTTTGTGCTTCGGGATTCTTCCAGCCGGTAAAATCGTTCGAAAATAAGCTCTTTTTTTTGCGGATCGATGTATGTTCCTTCATGTGAAAAAGTAATCCTGTACCCCTCCGTATTACGCTGTCCCTTAATGGTTAAGTATCCGCCGGTGTCATAATCGATGATGTTCTGCAGCAAGTTGGACAGGACTTGCTTCAAGCCGTCTCTATTTCCAAGGACTAAAGCGTGTTCGGTTTGTTGGCTGAACGACTCGAACCTGCTGGTCAGCTTTAGTTGGAAGGCTGCAAATGATGCGTCCAAAATCTGTTTTATCTCAATTTCCTCGAACTTTCTCTC comes from Mesobacillus jeotgali and encodes:
- a CDS encoding peroxiredoxin family protein, encoding MNKNLLSFAILALAVVILVVNIWKPGSTEGEKETTAPAKESAESTEDIPGAKLSSLREGAEAPDFELTTLEGETIKLSDYRGKKVILNFWATWCPPCKAEMPHMQKFYEEYNEQGVEILAVNLTSMDKGVEEVQKFVEEYGLTFTIPMDEAGNAGTTYQAFTIPTSYILDENGVITKKIVGPMDEKMMKELTGIK
- a CDS encoding bifunctional metallophosphatase/5'-nucleotidase — protein: MTKLTIIQQNDTHGSLELHHELFWRKKQPELRKTGGLPRIARYIKDLKLHSENVLFLDGGDLFHGTLPLVATKGKAIVPALQKMGLDAWVPGNWDFAYGKEQLSSLANALPFPAVACNVKEQNTNDSFLKPHIIKQFNGVKVGIIGLTYPYVHETMPASFSEGLSFSKVVEETLQSVGELKEKVDLIVLLSHMGLPLDVELANRVDGIDVILSGHSHDRIEKPITVNGTLVVQAGSSSSFLGKLEIHLEGGKVENYQYELVAIDESFPVDQEMERVIGDIVGPYSMERNKVVGGTESILHRMTLNEAPMDQLITDAYLHKFDVDLAFSHGWRYGTPLPEGDITEYDLHTIIPTNPELFTLEMTGERILETLENNLEMVFSRDPFKQKGGYILRSSGLFMAFKPYNPEGSRIHKLLVGGQEIDMKKNYWIAGAGKQLFKDAEADKSYHGVYAVDVIKEFLKDKGTFKADGEPKILSI
- a CDS encoding OsmC family protein: MEFTYYNDKLIGQMEYGFLPISPNTEMGYRPMELFVSSLTGCSTAVLANILAKKRIDYKRMDVKVSAVRNPEEANRIEQLTFAVDVQTDTSDKANQAEKIAGLVVKNCGMIQSVIRNIDIQYQIEFTPDQPKKGDVA